In the genome of Drosophila subpulchrella strain 33 F10 #4 breed RU33 chromosome 2L, RU_Dsub_v1.1 Primary Assembly, whole genome shotgun sequence, one region contains:
- the LOC119547051 gene encoding UPF0430 protein CG31712: MGSRSRTPSPSGKRRHHKSKHKKRSKSHHDHERPSTRTDRDKSSEVNNHGRHRERDRDRERDRHRSDRHTERDYRHSPTILKSRKRSTSSSSDSQYSEQESQRSKQKRSRFKKLDEQNLLQVERLAEMERQRRAKEVEQKTIEEEAAKRIEMLVKKRVEEELEKRRDEIEQEVNRRVETAKAEMEREMMLELERRREQIREEERRREEDEKQKREELEEILAENNRKIEEAQRKLAEERLAIIEEQRLMDEERQRMRKEQEKRVKEEQKVILGKNNSRPKLSFSLKPGAL, translated from the exons ATGGGCTCCCGTTCACGCACCCCCAGTCCGTCGGGCAAGCGACGCCACCACAAAAGCAAGCACAAAAAACGCAGTAAGTCCCATCACGACCACGAGCGGCCCAGCACCCGGACGGATAGAGACAAATCCTCGGAGGTGAACAACCATGGGCGCCACCGCGAGCGGGACAGGGATCGCGAGCGGGACAGACACCGCAGCGACCGGCACACGGAGCGCGACTACCGCCACTCGCCCACGATCCTCAAGTCCCGGAAGCGCTCCACATCGTCGAGCAGCGACAGCCAGTACTCCGAGCAGGAGTCGCAGCGCAGCAAACAGAAACGCAGCCGCTTCAAGAAGCTGGACGAG CAAAACCTGCTGCAGGTCGAACGCCTGGCCGAGATGGAGCGGCAGCGGCGGGCCAAGGAGGTCGAACAGAAGACAATCGAGGAGGAGGCCGCCAAGCGCATCGAGATGCTGGTAAAGAAGCGCGTCGAGGAGGAGCTAGAGAAGCGGCGCGACGAGATCGAGCAGGAGGTCAATCGACGCGTCGAGACCGCCAAGGCCGAGATGGAGCGCGAAATGATGCTGGAGCTGGAGCGGCGGCGCGAGCAGATACGCGAAGAAGAACGCCGGCGCGAG GAGGATGAAAAACAGAAACGCGAAGAGCTCGAAGAAATTTTGGCCGAAAACAATCGCAAAATCGAAGAGGCGCAAAGAAAACTG GCCGAAGAACGGTTAGCAATAATTGAGGAGCAGCGCCTTATGGACGAGGAGCGGCAACGCATGCGCAAGGAGCAGGAGAAGCGCGTTAAGGAGGAGCAGAAGGTCATATTAGGCAAAAACAATTCCAGGCCCAAGCTTTCGTTCTCCCTGAAACCGGGAGCATTATGA
- the LOC119547052 gene encoding bis(5'-nucleosyl)-tetraphosphatase [asymmetrical] has protein sequence MKKAAGFVIFRRLCGEIQYLLLKASYGSFHWSSPKGHVDPGEDDYTTALRETKEEAGYDEKDLIIYKDTPLTLNYVVQGKPKIVIYWLAELRNPCQEPILSEEHTDLKWLPRDAAKACVGFKDNQDMIDRFHQMILDQNKPV, from the exons ATGAAGAAAGCGGCTGGatttgttatttttcgccGGCTTTGCGGGGAAATACAATACCTTTTGCTGAAGGCCTCCTACGGCTCCTTCCACTGGAGTTCGCCAAAGGGCCATGTGGATCCCGGCGAGGACGACTACACCACAGCTCTGCGGGAAACCAAAGAAGAAGCCGG TTATGACGAAAAGGACTTGATCATCTACAAGGACACACCGCTGACACTGAACTATGTGGTGCAGGGGAAGCCCAAGATTGTGATCTACTGGCTGGCGGAGCTGCGCAATCCCTGCCAGGAGCCTATTCTCTCCGAAGAGCACACCGACCTCAAGTGGCTGCCCAGGGATGCCGCCAAGGCGTGCGTGGGCTTCAAGGATAACCAGGACATGATAGACCGTTTCCACCAAATGATTTTAGATCAAAACAAACCGGTATAG
- the LOC119546635 gene encoding ATP-binding cassette sub-family G member 4, whose translation MATSREQFLFGSDNGVAGLGLGIEIGEVTSGRVYNTTTVPVTNSGGWRHAQSSVTPPPIPTPPQVTYTNGSSATASKQPPLEPVEEEEVHFDTDALNNLPAREPVDMEFRDLSLTVKLGFNRGSKEILHNVCGKFPGSQLIAIMGPSGAGKSTLLDALSGFKTTGVDGSILLNGRRRDLPSFRRMSCYITQDDRLQPLLTVNENMHIAADLKLGQTVSYEEKESRIEDILLLLGLYDHDQTLTMRLSGGQKKRLSIAMELINNPTVMFLDEPTTGLDSSSCTKVLELLKKLTSQGRTIICTIHQPTAKLFQIFDQVYVLSAGNCVYQGSTQKLVPFLHSVDLPCPMYHNPADYIIELACGEYGYDKVDTLKVATENGSCLTWFDNPSAVLRSEVLMRKYPIPKKTKSRSLEDTSFSNQCSVLLRRGFIKAKRDTTMTHLRFGVNIAVAALFGAMYDHTGREGSRVLDNYNLLFAILMHHSMTTMMLTVLTFPMDISILIKEHFNRWYSLKAYYTAMTLVDLPISIISCFLFTVIVYLWSYQPMEWVRFWMFFAISILTVFVGHSFGLMIGAWFDVVNGTFLAPVLTIPMMMFAGFGVTLRDLPGYLRWGSHISYLRYGLEGFISSIYGLDRGVLACEEAAYCHYRYPKKFLEEITMRGDQFWNDVIALGSMIIIFRLVSYVVLKAKIKSIR comes from the exons ATGGCGACATCGCGGGAGCAATTCTTGTTCGGCAGCGACAACGGAGTTGCCGGCCTCGGTCTGGGCATTGAGATCGGGGAGGTGACCTCCGGTCGCGTCTACAACACCACCACAGTGCCTGTGACCAACTCTGGAGGATGGCGACATGCCCAGTCAAGTGTTACGCCACCACCCATCCCCACCCCGCCCCAGGTGACCTATACCAATGGGTCCTCGGCCACGGCCAGCAAACAGCCGCCATTGGAGCccgtggaggaggaggaagtgCACTTCGACACCGATGCCCTGAACAACCTGCCAGCCCGCGAGCCCGTGGACATGGAGTTCAGGGATCTGTCCCTCACCGTGAAATTGGGCTTTAACAGAG GATCCAAGGAAATCTTGCACAATGTCTGCGGAAAGTTCCCCGGCAGCCAGCTCATCGCGATTATGGGACCTTCGGGTGCAGGAAAGTCCACTTTGCTGGATGCCCTTTCCGGTTTCAAAACAACCGGAGTGGATGGCTCCATCTTGCTCAATGGTCGTCGACGTGATTTGC CCTCCTTCCGCCGCATGTCCTGCTATATCACGCAGGATGATCGCCTGCAGCCTCTGCTGACGGTGAACGAGAACATGCATATTGCCGCCGATCTTAAGCTGGGGCAAACCGTCAGTTACGAAGAGAAGGAGAGCAGG ATCGAGGATATCCTGCTGCTTTTGGGCCTCTACGATCACGATCAGACCCTCACAATGCGTCTGTCTGGTGGTCAGAAGAAGAGGCTATCCATTGCCATGGAGTTGATCAACAATCCCACTGTGATGTTCCTGGACGAGCCTACAAC TGGCTTGGACAGTAGCTCGTGCACAAAGGTTCTGGAGCTGCTCAAGAAACTTACTAGCCAAGGTCGCACCATCATCTGCACAATCCATCAGCCCACTGCCAAGCTGTTCCAGATCTTCGATCAGGTGTACGTCCTGTCGGCTGGCAACTGCGTCTACCAGGGCAGCACCCAGAAACTGGTGCCCTTCCTGCATTCGGTGGATCTGCCCTGTCCCATGTACCACAATCCAGCGGATTACA TTATCGAGCTGGCCTGCGGAGAATATGGCTACGACAAGGTGGACACCCTTAAAGTTGCCACGGAGAACGGAAGCTGCCTCACTTGGTTCGACAATCCCAGTGCGGTGCTGCGCTCAGAGGTCCTGATGAGAAAGTATCCCATTCCAAAGAAAACCAAAAGCCGATCGCTAGAGGACACCAGCTTTTCCAACCAGTGCTCTGTGCTTTTGCGACGCGGTTTCATCAAAGCGAAACGAGACACAACCATGACGCACTTGAGGTTTGGTGTCAACATTGCGGTGGCCGCTCTGTTCGGAGCCATGTACGATCACACGGGACGAGAGGGATCTCGAGTGCTGGACAACTACAATTTGCTCTTTGCCATTCTAATGCACCATTCCATGACCACGATGATGTTGACTGTTTTGACTT TCCCCATGGACATCTCCATACTGATCAAAGAGCATTTCAACCGCTGGTACTCGCTCAAAGCCTACTACACTGCCATGACTCTTGTGGATCTGCCCATATCT ATCATAAGTTGCTTCCTCTTCACCGTAATCGTTTACTTATGGAGTTATCAGCCTATGGAGTGGGTCCGCTTCTGGATGTTCTTCGCCATTAGTATACTGACTGTGTTTGTTGGTCATAGTTTTGGTTTGATGATTGGTGCCTGGTTTGATGTCGTCAACGGCACTTTCCTGGCTCCCGTGCTGACCATTCCCATGATGATGTTTGCCGGCTTTGGAGTCACCCTGCGGGACCTGCCAGGCTACTTAAGATGGGGCAGTCATATATCATACTTAAGATATGGGCTAGAGGGCTTCATATCATCCATCTATGGACTGGATCGGGGAGTCCTGGCCTGCGAGGAGGCGGCCTACTGTCATTACAG GTACCCAAAGAAATTCCTAGAGGAAATTACCATGCGAGGTGATCAGTTCTGGAACGATGTCATAGCGTTGGGTTCCATGATTATTATTTTCCGACTGGTGTCCTACGTCGTGCTCAAGGCCAAGATCAAGTCGATCCGATAG
- the LOC119546636 gene encoding uncharacterized protein LOC119546636, translated as MYALLRRFAGVTNVGSPLRCYASFTPRDVMRTTAEETGTLITRFAKHIALERHRDPNHVLPKTTVRYADFFPITDDRYFQRTVQKLDPAQLPALIIQASSYRSNAAVPMYVAAINGLDNHAAKQLEKMNIGTVLETLYSFLFLIPSWLKRTDFYQAAMQRLVQEDFRDNKERFVQVCFYLGLQKKQAKSSDDFQQFLEQHLPSHLPALSELDLAVISNAAYKTSTLVAGEARSAYKSCLVNAILNLQLTAGSDALLVSFVKALRLQRVKDERVCQHLQDICLDPAKLTLIEPRGLAHIFAFFAEQLWDQKECLTVVVDRLMTLLKPGDLRAKDLATFLWASAQLNCELSPEQVRQLELAALRKLDHGEYDYFPDNLVDTCLSLCTLGHYSKDLINAAEELKAAQRRQRAQPKVDSRLNVLQSAVAIEQTSFAKLKTKQAFKEFDRAPTYLLRDRPDLTKYAQELSEDAEVEGVDLVCPIVGINLPSLRVQTMGSQQSVYFVELLTAEQTLRFSKKPTSLMRLKKRLLESLGQKVVVLNSTEMAKSANELHQLLKPAADGSVESEVAQGLSN; from the exons ATGTACGCCCTGCTCCGCCGCTTTGCCGGGGTAACCAACGTGGGCAGTCCCCTCAGATGCTACGCTTCCTTCACGCCCAGGGATGTGATGCGGACCACCGCCGAGGAGACCGGCACCCTGATCACCCGCTTCGCCAAGCACATTGCGCTGGAGCGGCACAGGGATCCAAATCATGTGCTGCCCAAGACGACGGTCCGGTACGCCGACTTCTTCCCCATCACGGACGACCGGTACTTCCAGCGGACCGTGCAAAAATTAGACCCTGCACAACTGCCGGCCCTGATCATCCAGGCCTCCAGCTATCGCTCCAATGCCGCTGTGCCCATGTATGTGGCCGCCATAAACGGGTTGGATAACCATGCAGCCAAGCAGCTGGAAAAGATGAACATCGGCACTGTGCTGGAGACCTTGTACTCCTTTTTGTTCCTCATACCCAGCTGGCTGAAGCGGACGGACTTCTATCAGGCAGCCATGCAGCGCTTGGTCCAGGAGGACTTCCGTGACAACAAGGAGCGGTTCGTCCAGGTGTGCTTCTATCTGGGACTGCAGAAGAAGCAGGCCAAATCCTCTGATGACTTCCAGCAGTTCCTCGAGCAGCATTTACCCAGCCATTTACCTGCATTGAGTGAATTGGATCTCGCTGTGATCAGCAATGCGGCCTACAAAACCTCCACTTTGGTTGCGGGGGAGGCGAGAAGTGCCTATAAGTCATGCCTCGTTAATGCCATATTGAATCTACAACTCACTGCCGGGAGCGACGCCTTGTTGGTCTCATTTGTCAAGGCCTTGCGGTTGCAGCGAGTCAAGGACGAGCGGGTGTGTCAGCATTTACAGGACATTTGCCTGGATCCCGCGAAGTTAACCCTCATTGAGCCCCGAGGATTGGCCCACATCTTCGCCTTCTTTGCCGAACAGCTTTGGGATCAGAAGGAGTGCCTTACGGTCGTCGTAGATCGACTTATGACATTGCTGAAACCTGGAGATCTGCGCGCCAAAGACTTGGCCACATTCCTGTGGGCCAGCGCACAACTGAATTGTGAATTATCTCCGGAGCAAGTCAGGCAACTGGAGCTGGCTGCCCTTCGAAAATTGGATCACGGGGAGTACGATTATTTCCCGGACAACCTTGTTGATACCTGCCTCTCTCTTTGCACACTGGGACACTACTCAAAGGATCTGATTAATGCAGCCGAAGAACTCAAAGCTGCCCAACGACGTCAGCGAGCTCAACCCAAGGTTGACAGTCGTTTGAATGTCCTGCAATCTGCCGTAGCCATAGAGCAGACATCCTTTGCAAAactgaaaacaaaacaagccTTCAAGGAGTTCGATCGTGCACCAACTTATTTGCTAAGGGATCGCCCGGACTTGACGAAATATGCCCAGGAGCTCAGTGAGGACGCTGAAGTGGAGGGCGTGGATTTGGTGTGTCCCATCGTTGGAATAAATTTGCCAAGTTTACGAGTACAGACAATGGGCAGCCAGCAGAGTGTGTACTTCGTAGAACTACTCACCGCAGAACAGACCCTTAGGTTCAGCAAGAAACCCACTTCTTTAATGCGCCTGAAGAAGAGGCTGCTGGAATCCCTTGGCCAAAAGGTAGTCGTG CTGAACTCTACGGAAATGGCCAAAAGTGCGAATGAACTGCACCAGCTCCTGAAACCAGCAGCAGATGGAAGTGTGGAATCCGAGGTTGCCCAAGGCCTGAGCAACTAA